A region from the Methylocystis iwaonis genome encodes:
- a CDS encoding AbrB/MazE/SpoVT family DNA-binding domain-containing protein: MKVRRRRLTFTPMKSTLKITSKGQVTLRKKMMDELGVQPGDKITVEVVEPGRAELKPAKLEGALDKFIGCLHEPRMRALSIDEMNTLIAKGWAGELDEPDDA, from the coding sequence TTGAAAGTAAGGCGCCGGCGCCTTACTTTCACGCCCATGAAGAGCACGCTGAAGATCACGTCGAAGGGCCAGGTTACGCTTCGCAAGAAGATGATGGACGAACTCGGCGTGCAGCCGGGCGACAAGATCACCGTCGAAGTCGTCGAGCCAGGGCGCGCCGAGTTGAAACCAGCGAAGCTGGAGGGAGCCCTCGATAAATTCATCGGTTGCCTGCACGAACCCCGGATGCGCGCGCTGTCGATCGACGAGATGAACACTCTCATCGCGAAGGGTTGGGCTGGCGAACTGGACGAGCCGGACGACGCGTGA
- the mdoH gene encoding glucans biosynthesis glucosyltransferase MdoH, whose translation MDTLTLTPVDSAQPAPAFKDPAAAPPTPIENRLAMPAQNLFKFEQRQRRKLYAPSLWRTPWLARLVTFGGGLALTVYGGWQMYKVIDVGGVTTLKWALLALFILNFSWIALSFASCVVGFVALLSRRASAGLPETLREKTAVVMPIYNEAPSRVFAALQTIYEDVQATGLGESFDWFFLSDTTNPDIWIAEERAFIAIRRRLGPGARIFYRRREKNTGRKAGNIEDFVSRWGGAYAHMVVLDADSLMTGPTIVKLAAAMEADPDSGIIQTLPLIINRNTLFARVQQFAARIYGPVIATGLACWMGRDGNYWGHNAIIRTEAFASHCGLPDLRGRPPWGGHIMSHDFVEAALIRRAGYAVYMLPRLGGSYEESPPSLIDLSIRDRRWCQGNLQHSRVLFGRGMSWASRQHFLTGIFGYLTSPLWLLQLLVGIVIVFQASYFKPEYFTSEFALFPTFPRFDAERSLELFALTMGILLAPKFFGLLVAIYEPETRRGSGGVIMLLISTLFEIVLSALLAPIMMLIQTGHVVHIVFGFDTGWDPQRRDDGSVPLIDIVRRHRSHMAMGALSLVAGLLISPSLVAWMSPTIAGLILAIPISWLTSQRWLGLVFRRAGVLVTPEETTTPPIAKRGKALSKALARGEEDEVNAIVAIHSDPELRALHEAWLPTRKPRQRGAITADRAVAEAKIADAETIEDAVAWLNRGERVVALSDRALIGMIARLPRRADLQEAQAAE comes from the coding sequence ATGGACACCCTGACGCTTACGCCCGTCGACTCCGCCCAGCCGGCGCCGGCGTTCAAAGACCCGGCCGCCGCGCCGCCGACGCCGATCGAAAACCGGCTCGCTATGCCGGCGCAAAATCTCTTCAAGTTCGAGCAGCGGCAGCGGCGCAAACTTTACGCGCCGTCGCTGTGGCGCACGCCCTGGCTCGCGCGCCTGGTGACCTTCGGCGGCGGTCTCGCGCTCACGGTCTATGGCGGCTGGCAGATGTACAAGGTCATCGACGTCGGCGGCGTCACGACCTTGAAATGGGCGCTGCTCGCGCTCTTCATCCTCAACTTCTCCTGGATCGCGCTGAGCTTCGCGAGCTGCGTCGTCGGCTTTGTGGCGCTGCTCTCGCGCCGCGCGTCGGCCGGCCTGCCGGAGACGCTGCGCGAGAAGACCGCCGTCGTCATGCCGATCTACAATGAGGCGCCGAGCCGCGTCTTTGCGGCGCTGCAGACGATTTATGAGGATGTGCAGGCGACGGGACTGGGCGAGAGCTTCGACTGGTTCTTCCTCTCCGACACGACCAATCCCGACATCTGGATCGCCGAGGAGCGCGCCTTCATCGCCATCCGCCGCCGGCTCGGGCCGGGCGCCCGCATCTTCTATCGCCGACGCGAGAAGAACACCGGCCGCAAGGCCGGCAATATCGAGGATTTCGTCTCGCGCTGGGGCGGCGCCTACGCGCATATGGTCGTGCTCGACGCCGACAGCCTGATGACCGGCCCGACGATCGTGAAGCTCGCCGCCGCCATGGAGGCGGATCCGGACTCAGGGATTATCCAGACGCTGCCGCTCATCATCAACCGCAACACGCTGTTCGCCCGCGTGCAGCAATTCGCGGCGCGCATCTATGGCCCGGTGATCGCGACGGGTCTTGCCTGCTGGATGGGCCGCGACGGCAATTACTGGGGCCACAACGCGATCATCCGCACGGAGGCTTTCGCGAGCCATTGCGGCCTGCCCGACCTGCGCGGCCGTCCGCCGTGGGGCGGGCACATCATGAGCCACGATTTCGTCGAGGCGGCGCTGATCCGCCGAGCCGGCTACGCCGTCTATATGCTGCCGAGGCTCGGCGGCTCCTATGAGGAAAGCCCGCCCTCGCTGATCGACCTCTCGATCCGCGACAGGCGCTGGTGCCAGGGCAATCTGCAGCACTCCCGCGTGCTGTTCGGACGGGGCATGAGCTGGGCGTCGCGCCAGCACTTCCTGACCGGCATTTTCGGCTATCTCACCTCGCCGCTGTGGCTTCTGCAGCTTCTCGTCGGCATCGTGATCGTGTTCCAGGCGAGCTATTTCAAGCCGGAATATTTCACCAGCGAGTTCGCGCTCTTCCCGACCTTCCCGCGCTTCGACGCGGAGCGCTCGCTCGAGCTCTTCGCGCTCACCATGGGCATTCTGCTCGCGCCGAAATTCTTCGGCCTGCTCGTCGCGATCTACGAGCCGGAGACGAGAAGGGGCTCGGGCGGCGTGATCATGCTGCTGATTTCGACCCTTTTCGAAATCGTGCTGTCGGCGCTGTTGGCCCCGATCATGATGCTGATCCAGACGGGCCATGTCGTGCATATCGTCTTCGGCTTCGACACGGGTTGGGACCCGCAGCGTCGCGACGACGGCTCCGTGCCGCTGATCGATATCGTGCGCCGCCACCGTTCGCATATGGCGATGGGCGCGCTCTCTCTTGTCGCGGGCCTCCTGATCTCGCCCTCGCTCGTCGCCTGGATGTCGCCGACCATCGCCGGCCTCATCCTCGCCATTCCGATCTCCTGGCTCACGAGCCAGCGCTGGCTCGGCCTCGTCTTCCGCCGCGCCGGCGTGCTGGTGACGCCAGAGGAAACGACGACGCCGCCGATCGCCAAGCGCGGCAAGGCGCTTTCCAAGGCGCTGGCGCGCGGCGAGGAGGACGAGGTGAACGCCATCGTCGCGATCCACTCCGACCCGGAGCTGCGCGCGCTGCACGAAGCCTGGCTGCCGACCCGCAAGCCGCGCCAGCGCGGCGCCATCACCGCCGATCGCGCCGTGGCCGAAGCCAAGATCGCCGACGCCGAAACGATCGAGGACGCCGTGGCGTGGCTCAATCGCGGCGAGCGTGTCGTGGCGCTCTCCGATCGCGCGCTGATCGGCATGATCGCGAGATTGCCGCGCAGAGCCGATCTGCAAGAGGCTCAGGCGGCGGAGTAA
- the dinB gene encoding DNA polymerase IV, translating into MTRREADSGKIEETGDAARPRKIIHIDMDAFFASVEQRDNPELRGRPVAVGGARERGVVAAASYEARKFGVRSAMASVTARRKCPELIFVKPHFDVYRQVSLQIRAIFSEYTPIIEPLSLDEAYLDVTDNLKGIASATQIAEEIRAKIKAATRLTASAGVSYNKFLAKIASDYRKPDGLFVITPKMGPSFVETLEVGRFHGVGPATKERMNRLGIETGGDLKAQTLDFLQRHFGKAGAYYYWIARGVDERPVRANRIRKSIGAENTFAEDIFTYEAACAALAPIVAKVWRAIENGPVRARTLTLKVKYADFRQITRARTHASPIASLQEFEALAFSLLGPVFPLEKGIRLLGVSLSSLSAEETKGDGQLKLEI; encoded by the coding sequence ATGACCAGGCGCGAGGCGGATAGCGGGAAGATCGAGGAGACGGGCGACGCCGCCCGGCCGCGCAAGATCATCCATATCGACATGGACGCCTTCTTCGCCTCCGTCGAGCAGCGCGACAATCCGGAGCTGCGGGGCAGGCCGGTGGCGGTCGGCGGCGCAAGGGAACGCGGCGTGGTGGCGGCGGCAAGCTATGAGGCGCGCAAATTCGGCGTGCGTTCGGCCATGGCTTCCGTCACCGCGCGGCGCAAATGCCCCGAGCTGATTTTCGTGAAGCCGCATTTCGACGTCTATCGGCAGGTCTCGCTGCAAATCCGCGCGATCTTCTCTGAGTATACGCCGATCATCGAGCCGCTCTCGCTCGACGAAGCCTATCTCGACGTGACCGACAATCTGAAAGGAATCGCTTCGGCGACGCAGATTGCAGAGGAAATCCGCGCCAAGATAAAAGCGGCGACACGCCTGACGGCCTCGGCGGGCGTCTCCTACAACAAATTCCTTGCGAAGATCGCCTCGGACTATCGCAAGCCCGACGGGCTATTCGTCATCACGCCGAAGATGGGGCCGAGCTTTGTCGAGACGCTCGAGGTCGGCCGCTTTCACGGCGTGGGGCCGGCGACGAAAGAGAGAATGAATCGCTTAGGCATAGAGACGGGCGGCGATCTCAAGGCGCAGACGCTCGACTTTCTGCAAAGGCATTTCGGCAAGGCCGGCGCCTATTACTATTGGATCGCGCGGGGCGTGGACGAGCGGCCGGTGCGCGCCAATCGCATCCGCAAGTCGATCGGCGCGGAGAATACATTTGCGGAAGATATTTTCACCTATGAGGCCGCTTGCGCGGCGCTCGCGCCGATTGTCGCCAAGGTCTGGCGCGCGATCGAAAACGGCCCGGTTCGCGCACGCACGCTCACGCTCAAAGTGAAATACGCGGACTTCCGCCAAATCACCCGCGCGCGCACCCATGCGAGCCCGATTGCGTCTCTTCAGGAGTTCGAAGCCCTTGCCTTTTCGCTGCTGGGGCCGGTCTTTCCCCTGGAAAAGGGGATCAGGCTGCTCGGCGTGAGCCTGTCGTCGCTGAGCGCTGAGGAGACGAAGGGTGATGGGCAGTTGAAACTGGAAATTTGA
- a CDS encoding DUF952 domain-containing protein, whose protein sequence is MTIIYKIISATEWRAAEAEGLFHGAPIDLADGYIHFSAAEQVEETAAKHFAGKADLLLVSIDADRLGDALKWEVSRGGALFPHLYAPLSLDAVTRVAPLPLGADGRHDFRGLL, encoded by the coding sequence ATGACAATCATCTACAAAATCATCTCCGCTACCGAATGGCGCGCGGCCGAGGCCGAAGGCCTCTTCCATGGCGCGCCCATCGACCTCGCCGACGGCTACATCCATTTTTCCGCCGCCGAACAGGTCGAGGAGACCGCCGCGAAACATTTCGCCGGGAAAGCCGACCTGCTGCTCGTTTCCATCGACGCCGATAGGCTGGGCGACGCCTTGAAATGGGAAGTCTCCCGCGGCGGCGCGCTGTTTCCGCATCTCTATGCGCCGCTGTCGCTCGACGCCGTGACGCGTGTGGCGCCGCTGCCGCTCGGCGCCGATGGGCGCCATGACTTCAGGGGACTGCTGTGA
- a CDS encoding type II toxin-antitoxin system VapC family toxin: protein MKITPDTNVLVRIAVGDDPRQQAAAVAILKDAQLIAVTLPTPCEFGWVLSRGYKRSRADIAEAIRTLIDIPIVVTDRSAVEAGLAMLESGGDFADGVIAFDGRRKGGDVFVSFDRKAVKTIEKARGEARLLKS from the coding sequence GTGAAGATAACGCCGGACACGAACGTCCTCGTCCGCATCGCAGTGGGCGACGATCCCCGGCAGCAAGCCGCTGCGGTCGCCATTCTGAAAGACGCCCAATTGATCGCTGTAACCCTTCCAACCCCGTGCGAGTTCGGCTGGGTATTGAGCCGGGGCTATAAGCGATCGAGGGCAGATATCGCCGAGGCCATTCGCACACTCATTGACATCCCGATCGTGGTCACAGATCGATCCGCAGTGGAAGCCGGCCTCGCCATGCTCGAGTCGGGTGGCGATTTCGCGGATGGCGTCATTGCTTTCGACGGAAGGCGCAAAGGCGGCGACGTATTTGTCAGCTTCGATCGCAAAGCTGTTAAAACAATCGAAAAAGCGAGAGGCGAAGCGCGCCTTTTGAAATCATGA
- the fae gene encoding formaldehyde-activating enzyme — MSDEIWLATGEATVLAADGQYTDAMPEVLIGSVKGPVGQAFASMTGQVAGHPRMFVIRDLNQQVRPATMMTTKMTVKSEDYVELLGGVLQAATADAIVDCVAEGIIPKDKTNELCMIIMVWLDPRCAKDENLDKRDLYRTNYEATKLAISRALKGEPTIDELIANRKTISHYALEGVFEE, encoded by the coding sequence ATGAGCGACGAAATCTGGCTTGCGACCGGCGAAGCGACGGTTCTCGCGGCGGACGGGCAATACACCGACGCCATGCCGGAAGTCTTGATCGGCAGCGTCAAGGGTCCGGTGGGCCAGGCTTTCGCCTCGATGACCGGCCAGGTCGCCGGCCATCCCCGCATGTTTGTCATCCGCGATCTGAACCAGCAGGTTCGCCCGGCGACCATGATGACCACCAAGATGACGGTGAAGTCGGAAGATTACGTCGAGCTGCTCGGCGGCGTGTTGCAGGCGGCGACCGCCGACGCCATCGTCGATTGCGTGGCGGAAGGGATTATCCCCAAGGATAAAACCAATGAGCTGTGCATGATCATCATGGTCTGGCTCGACCCGCGCTGCGCCAAGGACGAGAACCTCGACAAGAGAGACCTCTACCGCACCAATTACGAGGCGACGAAGCTCGCAATCTCCCGCGCGCTGAAGGGCGAGCCGACGATCGACGAGCTGATCGCCAATCGCAAGACGATCTCGCATTATGCGCTCGAAGGCGTCTTCGAGGAGTAA
- a CDS encoding quinone-dependent dihydroorotate dehydrogenase, translating into MIDVFGLALPFLRLLDAEDAHRATIAALKLLPARRPPENDPRLAVSAFGLDFPNPVGLAAGFDKNAEVADAMLSFGFGFVEVGTLTPRAQPGNARPRAFRLMEDRGVINRYGFNNEGHAPALARLSARHCEERRDDGIVGVNIGANKDAADRVADYVEGAKTFADVASYFTINISSPNTPGLRDLQEPEALSDLLARVIEARDAAPVRRPLLLKIAPDLSLAQLDGVVRVARARRIDGMIVSNTTISRPPTLRSSLAKETGGLSGAPLFDLSTSMLAQTYLRVEGQFPLIGVGGIDSADAAWKKIEAGATLVQLYSALVYEGPGLVERIKRGLILRLEQENISLAALVGRKAEAFAARG; encoded by the coding sequence GTGATCGACGTCTTCGGCCTCGCCCTCCCCTTTCTGCGCCTGCTCGACGCCGAAGACGCGCATCGCGCCACCATCGCGGCGCTGAAGCTGCTGCCCGCGCGCCGACCGCCCGAGAACGACCCGCGCCTCGCCGTTTCCGCCTTCGGCCTCGATTTTCCCAACCCGGTTGGCCTTGCCGCCGGCTTCGACAAAAACGCCGAGGTCGCCGACGCCATGCTCAGTTTCGGCTTCGGCTTTGTGGAGGTCGGCACGCTCACGCCGCGCGCGCAGCCGGGCAATGCGCGCCCGCGCGCCTTTCGGCTGATGGAAGATCGCGGCGTCATCAACCGCTACGGCTTCAACAACGAAGGCCACGCGCCGGCGCTGGCGCGCCTCTCCGCCCGCCATTGCGAGGAGCGCCGCGACGACGGGATTGTCGGGGTGAATATCGGCGCCAATAAAGACGCCGCCGATCGCGTCGCCGATTACGTCGAAGGCGCCAAGACCTTCGCGGATGTCGCCAGCTACTTCACCATCAACATCAGCTCGCCCAACACGCCGGGCCTGCGCGATTTGCAGGAGCCGGAAGCGCTTTCCGATCTTCTCGCACGCGTGATCGAGGCCCGCGACGCCGCGCCCGTGCGGCGGCCGCTGCTCCTGAAGATCGCGCCGGACCTCTCTCTCGCGCAGCTCGACGGCGTCGTGCGGGTAGCGCGTGCGCGGCGGATCGACGGGATGATCGTCTCCAATACAACGATCTCCCGGCCCCCCACGCTGCGCTCGTCGCTCGCTAAGGAAACCGGCGGCCTCTCCGGCGCGCCATTGTTCGATCTTTCGACCTCGATGCTCGCACAAACCTATCTGCGCGTCGAAGGGCAATTCCCGCTGATCGGCGTTGGCGGGATCGACAGCGCCGACGCCGCGTGGAAGAAAATTGAAGCCGGCGCGACCCTCGTGCAGCTCTATTCGGCGCTGGTCTATGAAGGCCCCGGCCTCGTCGAGCGTATCAAAAGAGGCCTCATCCTGCGGCTCGAACAGGAAAATATTTCCCTCGCCGCGCTCGTCGGGCGCAAGGCCGAGGCGTTTGCAGCGCGCGGTTGA